ttcgcttatttttctttgagattctCTGATCCCATTGAGTCTTATTTAGCATTGCAATAACTCTCCTTtccttgatgttttttttttttttattctttatttgaaaaaaatgaaagagtatACAGAAAATATTACTTGATTTACAATTCACgattagtgaaatgcaatgtgCCTGAAATATTGAATGGAGCGTACACCAAATTACAAGCTGCACTTTAATGAGGCATATATAAAAgacataaaaattcaaaagaaaacattcagttttaagttaaaaaaccATCGTACCTCTGAATCTGGTTCACCCCCGGTAGTTTCAATCTGGTACACGAGACTCTCAATCATGTTGCGAATGTTTGTGCAACTGTCAGCCCATAAAGTTGCTGTGAATGATTTTGAATTGTTTAAAATGTaatcatcaatatttttgaacaatTGCTTGTGGTCGGACAGATTCACTcctgaaaaagaacaaaattgtATTTGCTCATTGAAGGCTGTTCATCAATGATGGGCTGAGTGccacaaaattaattttgcgTAATTCACacttttacaaaaaagaaaaaaaaaaagtattgaataAATACAAAGAGCAACACAACAAGGTTCTTGGGAGCAAATGTATCTTGGGACAAAATTTCTTTTAAGTGATTTTATCAATGTTCCAATATTAATAATTAGTAAGGTGAGGTTCTGAAATGCGGGTAGGTACAGTAACATTATAAGCTTCCAGTAAAAATCGATTGGAGAGCATTCGCAAGTCTTGATTTAATACGGTGATACCTTACAATGACATCAATGACACagttttagtttaatttttttggtacaAACTGTAAAAAAAGGACAATACATGCTTgtcaataaatttaaataaatgctTTTTGCTTAAGTCTTTCACGCATAAAATGCGGTTTAAGTATATGTAATTTggaattgaaaacattttttttttttttcgaaacacTTACAACCGAATTGTCAATCTGgaaattggaaacatttttttttttcaaaaacacttGCAAACGAATTGCCAATCTGAGGCAGAATTATTCTGGGTCTGTGAAAAAGGAAATGGATCACTGGATAGGCTGAGTAAAATACTAATAAACatgatttctcatcaaaatttcacactcGACTATAAttgaacaaatgaaaaaatttttagatgagttcataaaattaaaattagcgTGTATTGTCTAGGTACATAAGAAGCAGATGATTCGAACTTTTCACCCACAAGAGAAACTTGCATCCAGTAGATTGAATCAAATATTTGAAGTGATCTAATTTGtttcaaaagtcaaaaatgTATTGTTTGGCAAAATTACACTTCTACTTACACTTTTGTCTTGACATGTCGGACTCACTGACTTGTCGAGCAAGATGTGGGACACAAGGAAAATTCTTTAATTGTAAACTGCACTGAAATTATATTAATGCTCTACTTGACTTGAGTATATTTCCgttttctatttcttttattCTTCTTGGAGGAAGAAGAGTGGATTCAGAACAAAAAAACGGAGTCGAATTTGGAAAAGTGTGCAAATGCATTGCAATAGCAATTGTACCCTACCTGTGAGCATAATTATAGTGGGAATGGTGTCGGTGCTTGATTCGGCTGAGTGAGCAAACTTATTGACTTTTGACTGTAGCTCAGATGTGATTTTGTTTTCTTCCTCCTGAAACACAAACAAAAAGTTAAACACCATCCCTCCAATTTTAATcttcaaaaaaagttcattaCTTAACTTATTGAAGCCAAGTACGGATAACATTCATTTGCTGGTGATACCTCTTTTTATTTGACAACTCATTAGATGCTAAGTGTAGTAGGTAACATCTAAAGGGCACCTTTATTTTAACTGTAAACCATTGGGTTACAGACCTCTAAGTTGCTTGTGATGAAATGAACTTCTGGTGCATAGTGAAGCTTCTCAAATTGTCATAGAGCCTAAATACCTACTCTTGACTCCTTTCAAACAGTTAAGTCTTTTCATGACAGGTAATACTTAGGGGGAGGCAGTCACACCCAATCAGATCTCAGATTACACCCATGCAAAATCCTGGACAGCATGTAATACACTGTTGTGGGCACAATACAAGGCACGGTACCCAAAAGCGATCCTTATGCCATCTATTGTTTCTGCTGAACAACCCCAGACTAGAATAAGGAAATCAATAGAGAAAATTGATTATCGGGAGGTTGAAGATGTGCAAGTATCTGGACGCAACTGCCTGCTTTTCAACAGGAAAAGCACATATACCCCACTTTCCAtccagacaaaaaaaaatctttgaaaatatgGCCTGAATACTGTGTGTAGGGGGATGTtggaatagtgctgggtccacactattctgaGGCAAAATCAAAGtcaaataaaaaccaaaaattaaaatcaagatGATCGCAGATGAGTGTCAGTCATTTAATAGCTGACTGCCCTAACAAGCAGGGACACCCTCCTACTACAGTTCCACTTTGAATGTCACCCTGAGGACTTTTTGGAACTAAGGGATGCGGCAAAAGAGGATACTTGTTGTATTCGTGTCTTAAGGGGAAGGCAAGATTGAAAGGACATAGAGGGACACTACTTCTGCCAGCTGCTTTGAACAAGGTTATCAACACTCCAGCTCGAGTCCTGtccaggggaaaaaataaaattctatcAAAAGATTGTCTTAACCTGTTAGGTCCCtaagaataaaataattcaTAACCCATGGTCGGTTTACGAATGAGAGAAAAACATTAtgccatttgaaaaatcaaaagctGGCTTCGTTGGCAATAAGAATGAGTACTGATAATAGAACTTACGACAACTTTTTGGTGAATCTCACTCCAAACAGAGTCGAACGACTTATACCAGTCATTGTGTTTGAAGAAGGCGAATTCATTTggtgcttttttattttttgcattcttCTTTGGTTTTGGATTGAACGCAAAAACTCCCTGAAAGAGAATGGTGGAAAATGGTTACAAAGGGACATATAATGAGAGCTAAAGAACATATGTTAAGAACACAAAAATGTTCAAGATGAAGAAACATGCTAGAGTATGATTGGGTATAATACTTAGATAAAGTCAGTTCTGCGATCTGCCAAAACGACAAAGACTTAAAAGAGTGGGTTCTCTCTGCTTTCTTAGTAGCCTGGTTCTATCATCTGTCATCTCTTGCTATTGTTCAATTTGTTGTTAAATTTGCTAGGTATTTAGAATGTGTGGTAAATTTCAACCTTGAGGTTAAGATTCTCAGTTCGGAGGCATCCTAGGTACTTGATTAAAAACATTTAATTCTAACCACAAGATTTAATCTTTGAGTCTTGAAATCTCCAAAGACAGTGCTTGTTTGATGTTTTGCTTGGTTAAGCAGGAAAATTCAACAACACAGGCTGGGACTGATAAATTAAGCAGggagagtaaaaataaaaattgttgcaTAAATGGATCTATGAGCTCCAGACTGAGGATAACGTAAGTCAAGGGACTGCCTACACATTGCCCTGTTTTGACAGTTTGATATTTGAGATGAAGAGCTGCAATTTTCGAACAGTCCACACTCTGGACTAAGTACGGCTGTAAAATCTTACAATCAGCTCACATCGTAAATGAGAAGCGGCGGATCAgttacatactttttttttactaaaaggGGGAGTAAAAAGATGCAGCAGCTTGTGTCATCAATACAAGCCATCCTGCTTATGTGAGATTAGCCAATACAGCTCATTCtgacaaaagaaaaaagttcacGGTTTACCTGCACGACAACATAATAATGGAATATACTGTTGAGAAAATGGGGTTGCAGTAAAAATAGTGAGTTGAGGGGATGTTGCAGTGATAAGATAAAATGGGAAGTTGTTGGAATCACTCGGAAGTGTTATGAAATTAGGATTGTACCTCTGAGATAGAGTTTGTTGGATCCATGGTGTTCCCAGATCTTCACAAATAATTTACTCTAGCTAAAAAAACATGACCTGAactttggtaaagaaaaaatctCACGCCCACTATTTGAATCAAAGAACTTTTGCTGAAATACTGCAAAACagataaaattgaaacttaAACTTTAGGTAGAAAAGATCTGATAAAATCACAAAGTTCCAGAAAGCGTACACCTAACCTCACTTCGGGAcatgtttttgttttgctcGATTTCCCGCCAAAACACGGCACTTCGCGCACCGCTAACAGCAGCGAGATTCAAATAgtagcgggaaaatttgaaaactcgcACCTGTCCCTCCCCGTCCGTCATTTTTTCATACAGAATATACAACGTGGAAGACAGAATGAATGGAGGATTAATTGATAATTATATCGCTTAATATTGTTACTGATTCAGAACCGACTCATatttgtataaaataaaaaataaaatttaacaaaattaatCCAAATTAATTAACTTAATGATTACCCGATGGTAATCATAACAAATACCTTTCTTATCAGACGCGACAGAAACTTGAAAACTATGATTCCTACTAGACTCTTAGGGCTGATTCCAGACGCAATCTCCAATTTCTTGGGGTTATATTggttttactcggaaaaatcgGTATTTTCTCTCAACAATCGAGCTTTTCCGGGTATAGTTCAATTTTCCGGTAGATCTGTGTCCGTTGATGAAAAATTAGGTTAATTTTTGGATTTCGCAGTATAAAGTCACAGGTAAATCTTAATGTAACTCCCAGTAACTAAGTCTCTCTGTCAAAACCCCTCTTCCACCCACATACCACCAAGTAAAAGATTATCCAGTTGTTTCCCTACGGAAAGGATGGGAGACTTTTTTCCTATGAGTCTATTTGGGCTGTTGTCAACTAATTTTTACCGCTGAAACTGAGGATAGCCTTGGTCATTTTTTTCCCAGCGGGTTGGTTTTATAACATTTGTGTATTCTGATCCATGCAAtgtttggttcattttagaaactcATGCCATACTCTCGCTCTAAGAGTGGAGAGAATACATCGGGGTACAGAAAATAATTGAAGGTGAATTGGCGTATCATATAGATCATATGTGGTCTACAatctacattttgcagtaaggaactacaCTACTTTTGGTCCATCCATAAAAACTGTTAATCTCCATATGGTAATTGACTAATCGAGGGGAAGACAAGATGcatttaagtgcagtttttgttatattgcgaaatacatgttttaagttccgaaattacatggattcttatagcggaaaaaaatttcaaactgacttttggatgcttaaaaattagaatattagagcgaatttttcgtagaatatgcattaagactagttttacttaaaatcattaatatctcaatttgttcaaaaattccaCTGGTGCgaccttatcctccaagccccttaattgcTTGCACATGCTTTGTTTCTGAATCAAAAGGATTACCTTCTGCAATCAGAAATtatatttctagctcattcataaaaacacctatctgcataggaaaactaatggtgctCATGCTGTTTCAACTGTAACAATAGTTTCTTATCGCCAAATATATTCTAATTTAAGGAATGAGAGAATAGGAATGTTCGAAATTCTGTAATCCGTCTTTTCATCAGAAGACGGAGGCATTAATTTTCTGTCGATTGATTTTTGTCATGTTGGGTCGAAAATCGGGGTTTTAAATTTCGACTatagatttcaagattttgcgATAATACATATCCTCTTTGAAACAACATTTTGGCATTGACAGAAAACCTGAACGAGCGATTATAtaacgaaaaaaatattttaaagaaggATTCTTTCAAGCACGCTATACCTTCATCACAGAAACCTCAATTTACTTAAATCAAAGTCCTTGATTTGATAACAGATTCAATATTGAAGGTTTGATGCAGTTGCTCATGCTAGAGAATACGTGTTAATGGTAGGCCGGATTAGAATTCCGCAAGAGATGTCGGGATTTCTCATCAAAACAGAGCTTTTCCTCAACTTATTGTGCGTTTTACTCTGAATTTAAGAGATATGTAATGCATCAACTCTGACGTAATTCACGCCTGTCGCCTGTGCTTTTCTTAGTTACGAAATAATAATCTAACGGCCTCGCGCAAGCTGACTCGATGCGTCATTTTTTTAGAACACTTGCGCTCCTAAGTGATTTTGAGAGAGTGGATTTATCTTTAACATTCAGCAATGTCCAATTTGCTATCAAttcaggggcttggaggacaagttggataagtgcaatttttgctacttcaagaaatacgtgtttaaagttacAAAATTACATGGGGCCTTACGTCGGAAAGGAAGTTTAGACTCactctttgatgcttaaaaattagattttactAGTCAATATTTCACAGAGTATATTTCAAGACTACCTAGTGTTAGGATAAATCAAAACCCAAGTAGCGAAATAGAATTTTtctctagaaaaaaaatattgagacaatttctagaaaaaacaaagaaaatgagaggtatccagaaaatagaaagaataaacattgcgagtcaaaagtctgaccaaagaaaatagatctatttcataGGTCTACTTTCTGTCAACTTTCCGTTcggaaaaaagatagaaaatttattgaaagtagaattattttctagccaatttcttaatgttttcttttaagaaaatgcaatgaaaaaatgtattttctttctacTTCCTTGTGTCTATTTtgttttataaattatttttaataatttattgtaTTTGATTTGTTAAATTgtaatttgttaatttttattgtatcattatttatttattctaagTCTTCTTTAGTCTTAAAACTTCATGCTGGGTACCGTGTTATGAAGATCTGTAGTCAATGGAATCAGGTAtccaatttccaaatttttcaactcataaagAACACAAGGGTCCATTCCTCCAACATCAAGGCAATGTACAATGGCAGAGATTGTGCCAGAGACATCCACCGAAAACGAAAGTTCGAGAACCATCATTCGAAAGTTGCAAGTGTCCAGTTATCGAACGAGCATAGCTCCAGCTGAGGCATCAATTGAATGAACTGCGGAGGCAATAGTTCTCCAGATGAGCAGtctatcttgaaaatttttcaacgcATTGTTTACGATTTTCCATCGGGCGTAAACTCGGACCAGTTGCAGAGCCGAGATAAATGTTTACCAAAATCTTCTTCGGACGACAGCATTCGCGAAGTGAGGTCAATTGTTGATTTGCTTGGCGCAGCGCTTTACTCCGTGCAGCGCAACTTAACTCGATTCTGAGCGCGCAAATAGTTCGGGGACAAACAGTCGatgttttccagattttccaactagtattttccccccaaatttttttatttgattcgaATTTTCAAACCGTCTCAAATTCCTCTCAGATTGTCTCGAGTGAGTGTTTCTGCAGTAAGTGTTTGGGTTGAACGTGAGTCTAAATTGTGATGAAAATTTCTCCGAAATGCTACGTTGCGTTTAGTCTTTTGCTTCTTTGCGTGTTCGTCGATAACTCTCTAACTTGAACAGTGTCCGGTTTCGTGCGTGTTTTCTTCTAACATAAACATCTGTAGgtttttttcatcaagttttGAGGGACCACTTTAATTTCTAGCAcagcattttgaattttttttaaatttaaatttttttagaaaaataaaaggtATTAGGtatgaaagtgcttgaaattgcgataaattgtgAGATTAGTTTACTTAGCATTTCATCGACTCGGAAGTGGGGAAAAATGATATCATCtttgtttttctcaaaaattctctaaaattaacatattttaaaatgaagtgcgtgaatttaaaggtGCTACTGATTTTTGTGATTTATAATATAATTTTCACATTCAGTCAAAACTCAAGGACAGTCCTGGCAGATGATGTGCATGAAACATTTGACCTTAGTGACCTTTTAAATTCAAAACCTACGCAGCCCTTAAAATTCCCACCCTCTTTCGTAACAAGTGAGAAACCGCTAAAGAATGTCCAATCGGTTCCAAAAAAGTCTTTGCTAAAGAGGAGAAAACCACAAAAAGAGTCGCcgtccaaaaataaaatcaatactCAGTCGGTCTCAGATAAACCCAAGGTTTCAACGCCTAAATCTGTTgtgaaaaatccggaaaaatacACCTTACAAGAGCTGTCTCCGGAGTCAGGTCCTGCAAAAGCAAGTCCGAAATGTGACACAAATCCGGAAAAATACACCTCACAAGAGCTTTCTCCGGAGTCCGGCCCCGCAAAAGCAAGTCTAAAATCTGACACAAATCCGATTATTGCTCATGATGAAATtccggagaaaaaaacaaaagaggCCCACGAAAGTGCTCCGGAACGGCGGTCTATCAGTGGAGACTCCATCGAAGAATCGATAGTCCCTGCGAACTTTCAGTTGACCGCAGACGAGGAGGAGTTCGTCAAACGAAACGAACGCAGGGATGGAAAGAAACTGCTATTTACATTGCAGATCCCTTCGAAAGATTCCGGCTCGCCGGAAACTTTCGTCTGTAGTCCTGTTGGAAAAACAGGACTACGTTCAGAGCCGTCATCTCAAAACTCTTACCCTGCTGCAGAACCTAGAATTCCGGAACAAAAACTCCGGAATTTAGATCCTCACTCCGATCGTTCAGGAGAAGATCCGGTCGTGAATGATATCGTATCCAAGTTAAAAAGCGCGGTTTTGACTTTCGAGGACCAAATCAAAAACAGCTACGAGCGGCTAAGCGACGTAGGATCGGAAAAAGAGGCCGAAAGAAAACTCACGAGGAAATTTATGCGTTTTGTACAAAAATATTTGGGCTTACCTGAGCCAGAAATTTGTTCACCAGGCAGCGAGACTTCCCCCAAAGAAGTTATAAATCCACCCTACGTTCCACCGACTGATAAAGAAGTCCCAGCTTCAAACTACGTTCAAAACCCATCCAGCGTACAAAGTTCGCAGCCCGGCGTGAGTGAATCTGCCTATTCGGAGAAATCAAGACACTATGAATCGCAGAACTCCACACCGACGAAGAACATACCAGCTGTGATGCCTGTTGCCGACCttgaaaaatcaaggcagtcaGAAAGCATTACGCGTCCCAAGAGTGCAGAAGATGCAATGCCTGTTGCCTACACTGTGAATTCAAGGCACCACGAGTCCTCAGCCGGGTCTTGGGAAACTGAGTACCCCCTCTCAGAAATTGAGGACAAAAAGTACAGCCTGTCAAACATACCTAGAGTCATACAATCCACGGATCTGTCCAAGTATTTCCCGACCACGACGCAAAGCCGAAGGATCATCGAAAGCCCCAAGTCAGAGCAGCCGAGTTTCGACGGAGGACAGTGGAGGGTGGTCTCCCCGCAAAGGGAACCAGTTCACCCCAATTCTCCCCCCAAGTCCACCAACCAAAACTGGAGCGTCAATGCAGCCAGAAAACCTAACGAATTCCTCATCACCCAAAACATCCCA
The genomic region above belongs to Bemisia tabaci chromosome 8, PGI_BMITA_v3 and contains:
- the LOC109035480 gene encoding uncharacterized protein — translated: MKCVNLKVLLIFVIYNIIFTFSQNSRTVLADDVHETFDLSDLLNSKPTQPLKFPPSFVTSEKPLKNVQSVPKKSLLKRRKPQKESPSKNKINTQSVSDKPKVSTPKSVVKNPEKYTLQELSPESGPAKASPKCDTNPEKYTSQELSPESGPAKASLKSDTNPIIAHDEIPEKKTKEAHESAPERRSISGDSIEESIVPANFQLTADEEEFVKRNERRDGKKLLFTLQIPSKDSGSPETFVCSPVGKTGLRSEPSSQNSYPAAEPRIPEQKLRNLDPHSDRSGEDPVVNDIVSKLKSAVLTFEDQIKNSYERLSDVGSEKEAERKLTRKFMRFVQKYLGLPEPEICSPGSETSPKEVINPPYVPPTDKEVPASNYVQNPSSVQSSQPGVSESAYSEKSRHYESQNSTPTKNIPAVMPVADLEKSRQSESITRPKSAEDAMPVAYTVNSRHHESSAGSWETEYPLSEIEDKKYSLSNIPRVIQSTDLSKYFPTTTQSRRIIESPKSEQPSFDGGQWRVVSPQREPVHPNSPPKSTNQNWSVNAARKPNEFLITQNIPIQFSTEPQRETRPSNRFKIPEFEHALSAEVPETATFPSVRAASKAVEPVVVSDRHHPRHHQKSRLKSQKNRKEQTKAPNCELEFEPQQPVLNKAQQFEPQQQPQPVLSKAQQFEPVPQVPHQFSIQYNFPGLPSTKVSIPTSDNHPSAFTVGAPPPGGAASMLPVPVTVQRVNASKFVVRHEDPIVINYQSDPYIVDYVGNPPRG